From the genome of Solanum pennellii chromosome 6, SPENNV200:
TACATGATATCATTTCTTATTTCTGCCAGTTGAAAAGGTTGCTGCTTTAACCTAGTGATTAATTTCAGATGAGTTGAaggaatatttttcttattatggCTCTGTTGTGGATCATTGCATCGTTATGGATAAAACAACTGGTCAGAGCAGaggttttggctttgtaagtTTTGATAAAGAGGAAACAGTTGAAGAAGTTTTATCTAATGGCCATATCCATGAACTTTATGGCAAACAAGTGAGTAATTAGGAATTTATACAGCACAGAACTGATTGTTGCCTCTTTTAATTGgacttcacaaaaaaaaattgctgTCTTTAGGTTATAATTAGGAAGTGTAAGCCAAAGAGAGATTGTGTTGGACATACAAGTGAAAGCCAGATACATCATGGTAGGAGTGgttcaaaatcatattatagCAATGGTGGTTACAGAGGCAGCAGCCACGGTGTGCCTGCCTCCTATGGTCGTGGTCGTGGTTATGGGAACAGTGGTAACATCTGGAATTATGGGGGCAACAGAGGATACAGAGGTGGTGGCAGAAATGGTGTCTATGCATATGGGAACACCGGTGCTGCTAATGAAAGGTATGTGCCTGCCTACTATGGTCGTGGTAGAGGTTATGGGTACAGTGGTAGAGGCTGGAATGATGGGGGCAACATAGGATATGGAGGTGGTTTCAGTAATGGCGCCTGTGTATATGGGAACACAGGTGCTGCTAATGAAAGGTCTGTGCCTGCCTACTATGGTCGTGGTCGTGGTTATGGGCACGGTGGTAACAGCTGGAATTATGGGGGGAATGGAGGATATGGAGGTGGTGGCACAAATGATGCCTATGCATATGAGAACACCGGTGCTGCTAATAGAAGGTATCATCCTTATTGAAAGTGACAAAATCGCCTCCAAGGCTGCAAGTATTAGATGAGTTTTGACTGTTGCATTTAGGTGTAAAATCTTTGCTGGTGCCCCCTACCACTAACTTCTTGTAAGATGAGTGTATTGGATATAAAGATAGCACACAGTTCTTTGTTTTAAGTTTTACAAGTCAATCAACCATCTTATCTTGTAAGAAAAGTAGGTTGAGAACCTTGTGATTCTGATCTCacatttaaatgaaatttaatgtaGATGACAACTTTGTGTGAAAACTGAATGCTTGTGGGCTGTGGATGAGTTTTTACTAATAGGAACTTATAGAAGTTTAACTAAATTTTATTCTGCTCAAGAAGTTTTAtctttatgaattttaattgcTAATTGTATCATTTTACATATTTACTATCCTTTGGAATATAAAATAAGCTTCGCCATGCAAATGTGAAAAACTcaagtgttattttttttgaattgtgTGTTTGTTTCACATTTAAACTATCTatttttcttgagttttatATCTAAATTGTTGAGACAGTGAGAAATACACCTACTCATTAAATATGAGTTgcatatcaaatttattttggacAACCATATCTTAAttccaaaatgaaaaagaaaaacttaaaattataagctaacataaaaattaaaaaaaaagataaaaggaaTATATtggtcatatatatattttacttctAAATTAACACTCAAACTATGTTGTAAGAAAGcttcttctctttttaattTCCGAATGAAGctatttgttatttttcctaGTTAGCTTGTTGACGACATGTATCTATAACATTATTTAGGACGAAGAAAAGAGAACAATAGATGATAGTAAAGAAATCTAGGGAGcaatatattgatattatagtGATATCTGACTGTCTTTCAactatcaaaatttatataatggagcatgataaattatgatacataaattttagAGTATTCTAGTTTCAACATTCAAAGAGTCGCCGAATTGGAAGATTTCAtacattattttgttttctgatttagtgaaatttaacctaatcaattatatttataatgtcATAACTAAAAAGTTAATTTTAGTTGTTGGACGTCATATTCCACcattatgtaattaaaatattagtatttaacaaataaattaattttattttgatttagtaaaggaataaaatgataatccaATACTTTGAAGGTTTGAGCTTctcacttttaatatatagaGAGAGTGTCTCTTGTTGGATAGTTCGTAATTGATATTTAGTCGAGCTTTGTAGGATTACACTTACATTTAGAAACTTTACCCTGTCAATCCGCTAAGATTCGATAAtcgattaataaaaaaaatcaatttatcaaaattgtCAAATCAATAActcattatttataattaacttatttgTGTAATGAATActagaagtttttttaaaatttaaactattttctcTATTAtgtcttgcttttctttttaGCAATTAGTTTAAAAACGAATGACATATTTTTAGATTTagtaacaatttaaatttgaatattcatttatctttattgaaatgagttataatcaaataaatatctcaacttattttaaacttcaagttttaaaaatcttttttttctttcttaaactctgaattaaataaagttataatttgaatgttaaaaaataaaaatcccaaCATGGAAGGTAGTGCGTTATATTACCGCCAAGTTGTTATTTCTGTTGAAGTATTTGATTAACTGGTAAATCTCATTCGGCggcaattttcaaattttagcaCACAAAGCTAGGGTTTAACGCAATCACAAAAAACTCATTCTCGTGCTGAAATCTGTCAAGGTTTTGTTGCGATTCGTTATCTTTTTCGATCAGCTGGAAAGGATAAAGAAAACAATGGCTGATAGGGAAGCCCCTGGTTCTTCAGCAAGGTAAGTTCATAGCTTGTAGCAAATCACATGTTCTTGAATATTTCCTTGTTTATCGTTTGAATTTTACCAAATCGTTGTATTTTCTTGATGATAGATCACTTTTTATTGGAGGCATTTCTATGGATATAACCGAAGGTATTGATGCTATCTTGTGATATTACGTCCCAAATTGGATCCTCTGTTTTTTAAcctgaaatatttttttgcctCAGTCttcaatttatgaattttttaactTTCCAGAATCATTGAGGGCTCATTTCAGTCAGTTTGGAGAGATAGCTGATTTAGTACTAAAGCGTGATAAAGGTTTTGGGTTTGTTACATATGCTAACCCGGAAACTGTAGATGAAGTTTTAAACACATACCATAACATAGCTAGTAAAGAGGTAGAATTTTTCTCCTGAAAGCACCACATTCTctcatttttcctttatttactATTACTCTTTTGCCTCGTGTTAATGTTTAAAGAGTATATTTGTGTATAAGGTGGATGTGAAGATACCGGTAACTTATAGACAGAGAATTCATGTTGGTGATCTTCCATTGTCTTTAACCGAAGGTAAAGAGTATACATGATATCACTTCTTATTTCTGCCATTTTGCTAGCTCTTTAATTTAACCTAGTGATTAATTTCAGGTGAGTTGAAGGAATATTTTTCGTCTTATGGCAATGTTGTGGGAAATCAGATCATTTTGGATAAAACAACTGGCCGCTCCAGAGGCTTTGCCTTTGTGAGTTTTGATAAAGAAGAAGCAGTTGAAAAAGTTTTATCTCATGGAGATAGGCATGAACTTTGTGGCAAACAAGTGAGTAATTAGGAATTTATAGAATACAGAACTGATGGTTGCCTCTTTTACTTTGgtgtaacaaaaaaaagttgtcGTATGTAGGTTAAAACTACGAGGGTTTTTCCAGTTAGAGCTGGTGATCGTGATCGTAGTTGTGGGTGCAACAGAGAGAACGCTGGTATTGAAAGTGACAAGTTCGCCTCCAAGGCTGCAAATGAGTTTTGAGTGTTGCATTTTAGGTGTAAAATCTTTGATGGTGCATACATTTCtttgttttaactttttacaCGTCAATCAACCATCATATCTTGTAAGAAAAGTAGATTTAGAACCTTGTGGTTCTGATCTCACATTtaaatgaaatgatatgtagatGACAACTTTGTATGAAAACTGAATGCCTGTGGGCTGTGGATGAGTTTTTACTAATAGGAACTAATTAGAAGTTTAACTAAATTTTAGTTCTGCTCAAAGccagattaaaattattttcattttcttatttttctttatgaattttaattgcTAATGCATATTCACTATCCTTTGGAATATGAAATAAGCATCGTCATGACAAAATGTGAAAAACACATCTCCATGCTAACTAAACTTTCAATTGAACTTATGAAGAATGAAGCTAtgtgtttcaatttatattttttcaattgaaattgttatgtattgtcatttttttttacgaaatgacaattttttattttaaaaagagaaaatataatgCACACCATCACATATTATTTACAAATTTATAAGTaataatttaaatgtatttttcataCTCCATATAGTTTaggtataaaattaaaaaaaaaattatgaataatttaaatatgtgtTTGACACTTTAcggaaaaagacaaaaaaaaattgtaggtGTTGAGACTAAATTTGTAGGGTAATAAATAGCCTCAGAACGGCGTTGGAAGCGGTCTAATCCATTTTTAAGTGCTTTATTTACTCCCCTCGTTTTCCTCTCCTTCACGTCACGTCCCTTTCTGAAAAATCACTCAACGCTTTCTGAATGAGGCCTAACTTCTTGCCTCCTGGGCTTGTTTCCAATCTTCAAGATGTGCTTTCTAGCAGAAAGGGTGCTCCCCAAAACCATGATTCCACGGAACCCAACTCGGTTTCTGATGATCCTGTAGAGGTTGACGATACAAAGCCTGTTGTTTTGGTTACTAACGCTGATGGGATTGAATCCCCTGGCCTAACGTATCTTGTTGATGCTCTTGTTCGTCTCGGCCTCTACAATGTTAACGTTTGCGCTCCTCAATCGTGAGTTTCTCTTTTAAATTTCTACTTCCCTCGCAGTTTCTTGATTAACATGAACTGGGATATTGTACTCTTGTGATTGGGCTGTATTTTGTAGATGTTGAAATTCTGCAATGCGGGATCTCTTGGTTTTTGTGGTCGAAATGGGTCCTGAGTATTGTTAATTCATTGCAGTTTATATGGAATGTATATTAGAGATTTCTAATGTAACAGTGGAATAAGACAATGCTGGTTTCTATCTGAATTAGTTATGCTGCAATTAGTGTATTATTTTCTAATGCCTCATGCATTAGTAAGTCTAATATTAGACTAAGTGCTTAATAACTTATGGTTAATGTGTTTTCTTCCAAATGCTACTGTAGCGATGAATCAACGGCAGGCCATTCTTTTACTCTGAAAGAATCCATTGCGGTTACTTCGGCTGAGATTCGTGGTGCTACTGCTTATGAAGTTTCAGGTATGGTTTTTAGTGTATATGTTCTACTCGGTCTTTTGTTGGAAAGCTTGTAATTGATATTTATTCGAGCTTTGTAGGATACACTTACGTTTAGAAACTAATACTGTATTTCAGCTCTAACATGTTACGCCTTTAAATTTGTTCTTGTGACAGGGACTCCCGTAGATTGTGTGTCATTAGCCTTGTCTGGTGCACTATTTTCCTGGTCAAAGCCTATGCTGGTATTTTTTGACATGCTTTCAGTTATACcattttcctatttcatttttgggtTTGGTATTGCTTATGTTGCTCGCTATCCTCTGTTATTTATTTCTGCTTGGACGTTTAGGTGATAAGTGGAATCAACAAGGGCTCAAGTTGTGGCCGTCATATGTAAGTAGTGTTTTCTTTTTATGACCTTTCTTTTAGTGAACTGTAATTTAGCACAAACTTTTAGTTTGAAATTGTTTTATTAGTGACTATTGCTCATATTGAAGTGTTATGAATTGGCACTTTCTTCCTCTTTTAGTTGTTATTTCTATATCAGCATAGAATTTTGTGATTATTTGTACTACTTCACTGTTTCCAGGTTTTACTCAGGTGTTGTAGCTGGTGCAAGGGAGTCACTGTTTAGTGGTGTGCCATCTATATCGATATCACTTGACTGGTATTTGCCTATCATTTAGGGTATACTGCTGAAAACTTTGATCACTCTTGATGGTCTTAACAATGTACCTgtaatcttttctttttaggaAGAAGGATGAAAGTCAGGAAAGTGATTTCAAGGATGCCGTAGGTGTTTGTTTACCATTGATAAATGCAGCCCTTAGAGATATAGAGAAGGGAGTTTTTCCCAAATGTTGCTTGCTGC
Proteins encoded in this window:
- the LOC107022929 gene encoding heterogeneous nuclear ribonucleoprotein 1-like translates to MDFDEERNEENDQPNEDVEMADREADELKPSTNDSSVRKLFVGSISKKTTEVLYFPESFRAYFSKFGQVAGSKLMCDKDSGMRQGIGFVSYADPKIADKVLEEDHTIDGKKVAVKKALDKTTRIYVGDFPLSLTQDELKEYFSYYGSVVDHCIVMDKTTGQSRGFGFVSFDKEETVEEVLSNGHIHELYGKQVIIRKCKPKRDCVGHTSESQIHHGRSGSKSYYSNGGYRGSSHGVPASYGRGRGYGNSGNIWNYGGNRGYRGGGRNGVYAYGNTGAANERYVPAYYGRGRGYGYSGRGWNDGGNIGYGGGFSNGACVYGNTGAANERSVPAYYGRGRGYGHGGNSWNYGGNGGYGGGGTNDAYAYENTGAANRRYHPY
- the LOC114077532 gene encoding RNA-binding protein Musashi homolog 2-like, whose translation is MADREAPGSSARSLFIGGISMDITEESLRAHFSQFGEIADLVLKRDKGFGFVTYANPETVDEVLNTYHNIASKEVDVKIPVTYRQRIHVGDLPLSLTEVSGELKEYFSSYGNVVGNQIILDKTTGRSRGFAFVSFDKEEAVEKVLSHGDRHELCGKQVKTTRVFPVRAGDRDRSCGCNRENAGIESDKFASKAANEF
- the LOC107021838 gene encoding uncharacterized protein LOC107021838; translation: MRPNFLPPGLVSNLQDVLSSRKGAPQNHDSTEPNSVSDDPVEVDDTKPVVLVTNADGIESPGLTYLVDALVRLGLYNVNVCAPQSDESTAGHSFTLKESIAVTSAEIRGATAYEVSGTPVDCVSLALSGALFSWSKPMLVISGINKGSSCGRHMFYSGVVAGARESLFSGVPSISISLDWKKDESQESDFKDAVGVCLPLINAALRDIEKGVFPKCCLLHVEIPKSPLTNKGFKSTRQSHWSLKLCWQAISASRNPAAGRFVPNQQMLGLQLAQLGRDASAAGAARRLATQKNNIEEVESVGVSGKSDSNRKVKYFRLELLDKKQEEEDEDLDFRALENGFIAVTPVSLSMHVEADVHAAATEWISTALEVEQ